One Agrococcus jenensis genomic region harbors:
- a CDS encoding aldehyde dehydrogenase family protein, with the protein MGAGNVGEAISVMDGDAGLDALAIPGGGYVDGEWITDDLSLAVTDPEDDALIARVHVGDTATMERAIAGVQRSLREDDWELWERREALERAAALIRQESVRLARIISAESSKTITEATREAARTAETIRLSAASGHLLEGETLALADTPRGAGRFGWNRRAPLGVIAAITPFNDPMNLVAHKVGPALIAGNAVVLKPAKATPLSALALLDILLRAGVPKGRMAVLVSERDAGTALVSDPRVAAVSFTGGPVTGDALVRAAGARKILMELGGNNAVVVCEDGDVAAAAAGIVDGAFGVAGQNCLSVQRVYVHESRYRELVDLVVGGTSKLVVGSKRDSATDVGPLISEREARRIEGWVDEAIADGATLAIGGGRRGAFYDPTVLLDVADDAKVLRDEVFGPVVSIVAYSDLDDALARVDDTEFGLQAGIFTASMATAMHAVDRLHVGSVLVNETSDFRIDSMPFGGSKRSGVGREGVASAVLEMSEPKNVIVSLLG; encoded by the coding sequence ATGGGTGCAGGCAACGTCGGTGAGGCGATCAGCGTGATGGACGGGGATGCGGGGCTCGACGCTCTGGCGATCCCAGGCGGGGGGTATGTCGACGGCGAGTGGATCACGGACGACCTCTCGCTGGCCGTCACCGATCCCGAGGACGACGCGCTCATCGCTCGCGTCCACGTCGGCGACACCGCCACGATGGAGCGCGCGATCGCCGGCGTGCAGCGCAGCCTCCGCGAGGACGACTGGGAGCTGTGGGAGCGGCGCGAGGCGCTCGAGCGGGCGGCCGCCCTCATCCGCCAGGAGTCCGTGCGCCTCGCGCGCATCATCTCGGCCGAGAGCAGCAAGACCATCACCGAGGCGACGCGAGAGGCGGCGCGCACGGCGGAGACCATCCGCCTCTCGGCGGCATCCGGTCACCTGCTCGAGGGCGAGACGCTCGCGCTCGCCGACACCCCGCGCGGCGCCGGGCGCTTCGGCTGGAACCGCCGGGCGCCGCTCGGGGTGATCGCGGCGATCACGCCGTTCAACGACCCGATGAACCTCGTCGCGCACAAGGTGGGGCCGGCGCTCATCGCGGGCAACGCCGTGGTGCTGAAGCCGGCGAAGGCGACGCCGCTGTCGGCGCTCGCGCTGCTCGACATCCTGCTGCGCGCGGGCGTGCCGAAGGGCCGGATGGCCGTGCTCGTCTCGGAGCGCGACGCGGGCACCGCGCTCGTCAGCGACCCGCGCGTGGCCGCCGTCTCGTTCACCGGCGGACCGGTCACGGGCGACGCGCTCGTGCGGGCGGCCGGCGCGCGCAAGATCCTCATGGAGCTGGGCGGCAACAACGCGGTCGTGGTGTGCGAGGACGGCGACGTCGCCGCCGCCGCGGCGGGCATCGTCGACGGCGCCTTCGGCGTCGCCGGCCAGAACTGCCTCTCGGTGCAGCGCGTGTACGTGCACGAGAGCCGCTACCGCGAGCTCGTCGACCTCGTCGTCGGCGGCACCTCGAAGCTCGTCGTCGGGTCGAAGCGCGACAGCGCGACCGACGTCGGCCCGCTCATCTCCGAGCGCGAGGCGCGCCGCATCGAGGGCTGGGTCGACGAGGCGATCGCCGACGGGGCGACGCTCGCGATCGGCGGCGGCCGCCGGGGCGCGTTCTACGACCCGACGGTGCTGCTCGACGTCGCCGACGACGCGAAGGTGCTGCGCGACGAGGTGTTCGGCCCCGTCGTCTCGATCGTCGCCTACAGCGACCTCGACGACGCGCTCGCCCGCGTGGACGACACGGAGTTCGGGCTGCAGGCCGGCATCTTCACCGCGTCGATGGCCACCGCGATGCACGCCGTCGATCGGCTGCACGTCGGCAGCGTGCTCGTCAACGAGACCAGC
- a CDS encoding HAD-IA family hydrolase → MSIELPRPKYISFDVIGTLIYFEMRKTVEPIVKDRLPADQLEPFFADFSFIRYDEVLEYHPYDEVLERSFRRICERYGIEARDEDVAAIQRDVLEWGAHPDVPEPLAKMAEHFPLVALSNADDRHLNTFIPRLGAPFHAVITAEQTGAYKPRVQAFDHMLRQLDAKPSEFLHISSHQLYDHIPMAKLGFTNKVFLDRGYDPDLPAYGAVRMTSLDEVNSALGIA, encoded by the coding sequence ATGTCCATCGAACTCCCTCGTCCGAAGTACATCTCCTTCGACGTCATCGGCACGCTCATCTACTTCGAGATGCGCAAGACGGTCGAGCCGATCGTCAAGGACCGCCTGCCGGCCGACCAGCTCGAGCCCTTCTTCGCCGACTTCAGCTTCATCCGCTACGACGAGGTCCTCGAGTACCACCCCTACGACGAGGTGCTCGAGCGCTCCTTCCGCCGCATCTGCGAGCGCTACGGCATCGAGGCTCGCGACGAGGACGTCGCCGCGATCCAGCGCGACGTGCTCGAGTGGGGCGCGCACCCCGACGTGCCCGAGCCGCTCGCGAAGATGGCCGAGCACTTCCCGCTCGTCGCGCTCTCGAACGCCGACGACCGGCACCTCAACACCTTCATCCCCCGCCTCGGCGCGCCCTTCCACGCGGTGATCACCGCCGAGCAGACCGGCGCCTACAAGCCGCGCGTCCAGGCCTTCGACCACATGCTGCGGCAGCTCGACGCGAAGCCGTCGGAGTTCCTCCACATCTCGTCGCACCAGCTCTACGACCACATCCCCATGGCCAAGCTCGGCTTCACCAACAAGGTGTTCCTCGACCGCGGCTACGACCCCGACCTGCCCGCCTACGGCGCGGTGCGCATGACCTCGCTCGACGAGGTCAACAGCGCCCTCGGCATCGCCTGA
- a CDS encoding ATP-binding cassette domain-containing protein — MTDLRISIGGRTIVNGTSFSVRVGQRVCLLGESGSGKSLTASAVLGRLPSNAVTSGSIKVNGVEVLGVPASKRPEEARVAMVFQDSAVALNPLVRIREQIIEPLRRHRGLSREDALQAAVELAESVGLPDPETIIDRFSAELSGGQRQRICIALALACNTRLMVADEPTTALDVVTQKRVLDVLKKYTAGQHTPALLFITHDFAVASELCSDSVVMKDGDVVEAGQVHSIFAAPKNPYTRELIRAARAATVDPYVERFKRELEDLRAEDAAQAPARAMFYDIGEVSRAYAMPRKGLFGKREMKTALHPTTLTIGAGERVGIVGVSGSGKTTLLRLMLALDTTDTGAVTCEGKEVFPAEVRKLKWYRRKVQYVPQDPASTLDPLMTVAKLVREPLVRLGVDGDHDEMVREALDSVGLDETFMHRRANELSGGQAQRLAIARAIATRPDFLLADEPVSGLDLPMREAIVALLRKVSEERGTGIVVVSHDLSMVASLCERTVVMHGGEVVEDRSTKQVLTDPRHERTRELLDAIPTLHVMPADLQIA; from the coding sequence GTGACAGATCTGCGGATCTCGATCGGCGGCCGCACGATCGTGAACGGGACATCGTTCTCGGTCCGCGTCGGGCAGCGCGTCTGCCTGCTCGGCGAGTCGGGCTCCGGCAAGTCGCTCACGGCGAGCGCCGTGCTCGGCCGCCTCCCCTCCAACGCGGTGACCTCGGGCAGCATCAAGGTCAACGGCGTCGAGGTGCTCGGCGTGCCGGCCTCGAAGCGCCCGGAGGAGGCGCGGGTCGCGATGGTCTTCCAGGACTCCGCGGTCGCGCTCAACCCGCTCGTGCGCATCCGCGAGCAGATCATCGAACCGCTCCGCCGCCACCGCGGGCTCTCCCGCGAGGACGCGCTGCAGGCGGCCGTCGAGCTCGCCGAGTCGGTCGGCCTGCCCGACCCCGAGACGATCATCGACCGCTTCTCGGCAGAGCTCTCTGGCGGTCAGCGCCAACGCATCTGCATCGCCCTCGCCCTCGCGTGCAACACGCGGCTCATGGTGGCGGACGAGCCGACCACCGCCCTCGACGTCGTGACCCAGAAGCGCGTGCTCGACGTGCTGAAGAAGTACACCGCCGGGCAGCACACCCCCGCGCTCCTCTTCATCACGCACGACTTCGCGGTCGCCTCCGAGCTGTGCAGCGACTCCGTCGTGATGAAGGACGGCGACGTCGTCGAGGCGGGCCAGGTGCACTCGATCTTCGCCGCCCCCAAGAACCCCTACACCCGCGAGCTCATCCGTGCCGCCCGCGCCGCGACCGTCGACCCGTACGTCGAGCGGTTCAAGCGCGAGCTCGAGGACCTCCGCGCCGAGGACGCCGCGCAGGCGCCGGCCCGCGCGATGTTCTACGACATCGGGGAGGTCAGCCGGGCCTACGCGATGCCGCGCAAGGGCCTGTTCGGCAAGCGCGAGATGAAGACGGCGCTGCACCCGACCACCCTCACCATCGGGGCGGGCGAGCGCGTCGGCATCGTCGGCGTCTCCGGCTCCGGCAAGACGACGCTGCTGCGCCTCATGCTCGCGCTCGACACCACCGACACCGGTGCGGTGACGTGCGAGGGCAAGGAGGTCTTCCCGGCCGAGGTGCGCAAGCTCAAGTGGTACCGCCGCAAGGTGCAGTACGTGCCGCAGGACCCCGCGAGCACGCTCGACCCGCTCATGACGGTCGCCAAGCTCGTGCGCGAGCCGCTCGTGCGCCTCGGCGTCGACGGCGACCACGACGAGATGGTGCGCGAGGCACTCGACTCCGTGGGCCTCGACGAGACGTTCATGCACCGCCGCGCGAACGAGCTCTCGGGCGGGCAGGCGCAGCGCCTCGCCATCGCCCGGGCGATCGCGACGCGCCCCGACTTCCTGCTCGCCGACGAGCCCGTCAGCGGCCTCGACCTGCCGATGCGCGAGGCGATCGTCGCCCTGCTGCGCAAGGTCTCCGAGGAGCGCGGCACCGGCATCGTGGTCGTCTCGCACGACCTCTCGATGGTCGCGAGCCTGTGCGAGCGCACGGTCGTGATGCACGGCGGCGAGGTCGTCGAGGACCGCTCCACGAAGCAGGTCCTCACGGATCCGCGGCACGAGCGCACCAGGGAGCTGCTCGACGCCATCCCCACCCTCCACGTCATGCCCGCTGACCTGCAGATCGCCTAG
- a CDS encoding NAD(P)/FAD-dependent oxidoreductase, protein MHSYWLDTSTPSGDYSSTPIPKEVDVAVVGGGFTGLSTAYHAAKAGKSVALLEANTVNWGASGRNGGMATTGLAIGFRSAMKRYGEQRAIGYFNEYNKAIDLIENLVEDHDLDVDYERSGKMTLAWKASHFEGMQRTAEDLKRLVGQPVELVDRANIRTEIGSDVYHGALVDPLGAGMHVGKFGHALAGLAVDAGATIHERAEVVDVERIGDTTIHDLKTTRGTVRAGNVVLGTSGYTGKPFGWQQRRIIPVGSFIVVTEPLPQAVVDELLPNRRMASDSKNFIYYFRITPDNRLLFGGRARFALSDPSQDRKSGEILQKAMHHIFPQTRDARIDYMWGGLVDISMDQMVHAGEHKGIHYSLNYSGHGVQMANYMGKVMVDVISGNPEANIWRDLKNPWIPGYFGEPWLHLRAGGAYYGLQDKFS, encoded by the coding sequence ATGCACTCCTACTGGCTCGACACGTCCACGCCGAGCGGTGACTACAGCAGCACCCCGATCCCCAAGGAGGTGGACGTCGCGGTCGTCGGCGGCGGCTTCACCGGGCTCTCGACGGCGTACCACGCGGCGAAGGCCGGCAAGTCCGTGGCGCTGCTCGAGGCGAACACGGTCAACTGGGGCGCATCCGGCCGCAACGGCGGGATGGCCACGACCGGCCTGGCGATCGGCTTCCGCAGCGCGATGAAGCGCTACGGCGAGCAGCGGGCCATCGGGTACTTCAACGAGTACAACAAGGCGATCGACCTCATCGAGAACCTCGTCGAGGACCACGACCTCGACGTCGACTACGAGCGCTCGGGCAAGATGACCCTCGCCTGGAAGGCGTCGCACTTCGAGGGCATGCAGCGCACGGCCGAGGACCTCAAGCGGCTCGTCGGCCAGCCCGTCGAGCTCGTCGACCGCGCCAACATCCGCACGGAGATCGGCTCCGACGTCTACCACGGCGCGCTCGTCGACCCGCTCGGCGCGGGGATGCACGTCGGCAAGTTCGGCCACGCGCTCGCGGGCCTCGCCGTCGACGCCGGCGCCACGATCCACGAGCGGGCAGAGGTCGTCGACGTCGAGCGCATCGGCGACACCACGATCCACGACCTGAAGACGACGCGCGGCACCGTCCGCGCCGGCAACGTCGTGCTCGGCACGAGCGGCTACACGGGCAAGCCCTTCGGCTGGCAGCAGCGCCGCATCATCCCCGTCGGCAGCTTCATCGTGGTCACCGAGCCGCTGCCGCAGGCGGTCGTCGACGAGCTGCTGCCGAACCGGCGCATGGCGTCCGACAGCAAGAACTTCATCTACTACTTCCGGATCACGCCCGACAACCGCCTGCTCTTCGGCGGCCGCGCGCGCTTCGCGCTCTCGGACCCGTCGCAGGACCGCAAGAGCGGCGAGATCCTGCAGAAGGCGATGCACCACATCTTCCCGCAGACGCGCGACGCGCGGATCGACTACATGTGGGGCGGCCTCGTCGACATCTCGATGGACCAGATGGTCCACGCGGGCGAGCACAAGGGCATCCACTACTCGCTGAACTACTCGGGCCACGGCGTGCAGATGGCGAACTACATGGGCAAGGTCATGGTCGACGTCATCTCGGGCAACCCCGAGGCGAACATCTGGCGCGACCTCAAGAACCCCTGGATCCCCGGGTACTTCGGAGAGCCGTGGCTGCACCTCCGCGCAGGAGGCGCCTACTACGGCCTGCAGGACAAGTTCAGCTGA
- a CDS encoding ABC transporter substrate-binding protein, with product MSKTLRRRVGAAVALTASAALLLAGCAGGGADPASSEGGGSGEGSDQRIRLAMLQPPQTALSPFSDDATKLSRWSTAESLVRLNEDLEIEPLLATEWEQTDDLTWVFTIREGVTFHDGAALDAAAVENSLDQAAAADPVPRVLRGVTLDAAATGDLEVTITTDVPDPLLVNRLASAQLSIFSDAAYGDDGTVSPIGTGTGPFELTELSGTTTATLDRYEEYWGETAQAAGIDVSFVPDGAARAAALRSGEADVAETIPVSQASLLDETMAFEVQQSRTTYLALNTESGPFADPAVRAAAYAAIDPQVIVDTIYEGRADVAEGLIGPAIPWAADLRGDVEPTTEPADVEGVEIVLAAYTDRAELPEIAVRLEEQLEAAGFVVTQDVREYINMEDELLSGGFDSAIMSRNVLLDTGDPLSFEAADFTCEGGFNIARLCDPSVDQLVADGQPLPVGDDRQQATMDIEAAIMQLGAAVPIAHDRVVQGEAGTWTDVARDPLERRLITEFTRPAE from the coding sequence ATGAGCAAGACACTCAGGCGCAGGGTCGGGGCCGCCGTCGCCCTCACGGCGTCGGCAGCGCTCCTCCTCGCCGGCTGTGCCGGTGGCGGTGCGGATCCGGCCAGCAGCGAAGGCGGCGGCAGCGGCGAGGGCAGCGACCAGCGCATCCGGCTGGCGATGCTCCAGCCGCCGCAGACCGCGCTCAGCCCGTTCAGCGACGACGCCACCAAGCTCAGCCGCTGGAGCACCGCGGAGTCGCTCGTGCGGCTCAACGAGGACCTCGAGATCGAGCCGCTGCTCGCGACCGAGTGGGAGCAGACCGACGACCTGACGTGGGTGTTCACGATCCGCGAGGGCGTCACCTTCCACGACGGCGCCGCGCTCGACGCCGCAGCCGTCGAGAACAGCCTCGACCAGGCGGCTGCGGCCGACCCGGTGCCGCGCGTGCTGCGAGGCGTCACGCTCGACGCCGCGGCCACGGGCGACCTCGAGGTGACGATCACGACCGACGTGCCCGACCCGCTGCTCGTCAACCGGCTCGCGAGCGCACAGCTCTCGATCTTCTCGGATGCCGCCTACGGCGACGACGGCACCGTGAGCCCGATCGGCACGGGCACCGGGCCGTTCGAGCTCACCGAGCTCAGCGGCACGACCACCGCGACGCTCGACCGGTACGAGGAGTACTGGGGCGAGACGGCGCAGGCCGCCGGCATCGACGTGTCCTTCGTGCCCGACGGCGCTGCCCGCGCCGCCGCGCTCCGCTCCGGCGAGGCCGACGTCGCCGAGACGATCCCCGTCTCGCAGGCCAGCCTGCTCGACGAGACGATGGCCTTCGAGGTGCAGCAGTCGCGCACCACGTACCTCGCGCTCAACACCGAGAGCGGACCGTTCGCCGACCCGGCGGTGCGCGCCGCGGCCTACGCGGCCATCGACCCGCAGGTCATCGTCGACACGATCTACGAGGGCCGCGCCGACGTCGCGGAGGGCCTGATCGGCCCGGCCATCCCGTGGGCTGCAGACCTCCGCGGCGACGTCGAGCCGACCACGGAGCCTGCCGACGTGGAGGGCGTCGAGATCGTCCTCGCGGCCTACACCGACCGCGCGGAGCTGCCCGAGATCGCGGTGCGGCTCGAGGAGCAGCTCGAGGCCGCCGGCTTCGTGGTGACGCAGGACGTGCGCGAGTACATCAACATGGAGGACGAGCTGCTCTCGGGCGGCTTCGACTCCGCGATCATGTCGCGCAACGTGCTGCTCGACACGGGTGACCCGCTGTCGTTCGAGGCTGCGGACTTCACCTGCGAGGGCGGCTTCAACATCGCTCGGCTCTGCGACCCGTCGGTCGACCAGCTGGTCGCGGACGGTCAGCCGCTGCCCGTGGGCGACGACCGCCAGCAGGCGACCATGGACATCGAGGCCGCGATCATGCAGCTCGGTGCCGCGGTGCCCATCGCGCACGACCGCGTCGTCCAGGGCGAGGCCGGCACCTGGACCGACGTCGCTCGCGACCCGCTCGAGCGTCGCCTGATCACCGAGTTCACCCGACCCGCCGAGTAG
- a CDS encoding isocitrate/isopropylmalate dehydrogenase family protein has protein sequence MNTHVITVLAGDGIGLEVMPVAMEVLEAAIEGHDVRLEWREQPWGSDYYRQHGRMMPTDAITTMTATDAIFLGAVGHPDVSDVETLWGMLIPIRREFDQYVNLRPVRSFSGVRSSLAGDPEIDVVIVRENVEGEYSAVGGRSYQGTPFEAAHQQSIFTRHGIERITRFAVEVAQGRSGRLVSATKSNGIIHTMPFWDEVVAEVVAQSDGVQLESVLIDALAARAVRSPQSIDVIVASNLFGDILSDLVAGAVGSIGIAPSANLNPEREHPSMFEPVHGSAPDIAGRGIANPIGQIWAGAMMLRHLGHDDIATGLEEAFTAVLERGEVTPDLGGSLSTVEVGAAVIAELRRRRA, from the coding sequence ATGAACACCCACGTGATCACGGTGCTGGCAGGGGACGGGATCGGCCTGGAGGTCATGCCCGTCGCGATGGAGGTGCTCGAGGCCGCGATCGAGGGGCACGACGTGCGCCTCGAGTGGCGCGAGCAGCCGTGGGGGAGCGACTACTACCGCCAGCACGGCCGCATGATGCCGACGGACGCGATCACCACGATGACCGCCACCGACGCGATCTTCCTCGGCGCGGTGGGCCACCCCGACGTGTCCGACGTCGAGACGCTGTGGGGGATGCTCATCCCGATCCGCCGCGAGTTCGACCAGTACGTCAACCTGCGCCCGGTGCGCTCGTTCTCGGGCGTGCGCTCGTCGCTCGCCGGCGATCCCGAGATCGACGTCGTGATCGTGCGCGAGAACGTGGAGGGGGAGTACTCCGCCGTCGGCGGACGCAGCTACCAGGGCACGCCCTTCGAGGCCGCGCACCAGCAGTCGATCTTCACGCGGCACGGCATCGAGCGCATCACGCGGTTCGCCGTCGAGGTCGCCCAGGGCCGATCCGGCCGCCTCGTCTCGGCGACGAAGTCGAACGGCATCATCCACACGATGCCCTTCTGGGACGAGGTCGTGGCCGAGGTCGTCGCGCAGTCCGACGGCGTCCAGCTCGAGTCGGTGCTCATCGACGCGCTCGCCGCGCGCGCGGTGCGGTCGCCGCAGAGCATCGACGTGATCGTCGCCTCGAACCTGTTCGGCGACATCCTCTCCGACCTCGTCGCGGGCGCGGTCGGCTCGATCGGCATCGCCCCGAGCGCCAACCTCAACCCGGAGCGCGAGCACCCCTCGATGTTCGAGCCGGTGCACGGCTCGGCGCCCGACATCGCGGGCCGCGGCATCGCCAACCCGATCGGGCAGATCTGGGCAGGCGCCATGATGCTGCGCCACCTCGGGCATGACGACATCGCCACGGGTCTCGAGGAGGCCTTCACCGCGGTGCTCGAGCGCGGCGAGGTCACGCCCGACCTCGGCGGCTCGCTCTCCACCGTCGAGGTGGGTGCCGCCGTCATCGCGGAGCTGCGCCGACGCCGCGCGTGA
- a CDS encoding ABC transporter permease subunit codes for MALSTQAVPALRRTQRRTTLSTGSKAAMISTLSRVGTILAVIFLLGILPLLSGRDIAASVFRTRYAEGEMTPEALEAIRRELGLEAGPLGAFFAWVGKAVQGDFGVSWTTKEPVMPVMLEALGNSLTLMLAALVIAIVLAALLTIRTFRRGLAGRSDRTGGGLAAAFTALPEFLLASVLLVVFAVWLGWFPPFGWRGINYVVLPALSMGLPAGGFLGRLLSDALASTFSERWVATWQVAGFSKARIILAVIRRTLPGVTAPMSLILVGITAGAVVIEQVYAIPGIGRATLAAAQSQDLPMLQGGVILLMILAVVLGIGATLLRRVLLGPALRSNSLPAAVPKTPSSKWALLLPAAMLALLLVVVLAGLPRDPFALDFARLQPPSWELPLGADASGRDVLARISHGALSTIGVGAVVAAVCLGIGLLVGLFPNLGAGPIEVTNAAPPILAGLIIAAVMGPSSFGAAVAVTLVSWAPLAAHTAALVAEVKAQPHVKIAPVLGVGPVRMLLRYVLPSVVGPVFRHACLRLPGIALALAALGFLGLGPQPPASDWGLVLAEGLPYVERAPLVVLVPAGALVLLSIFAVSLSSLSIDLRGGKAKVSRRRKPLRNITDQRTGLIPTALPTTSVPPTTDVTSVTR; via the coding sequence ATGGCACTCTCGACCCAGGCCGTTCCCGCCCTGCGACGCACGCAGCGCCGGACCACGCTCTCGACCGGCTCGAAGGCGGCGATGATCTCGACGCTGTCCCGCGTCGGCACGATCCTCGCCGTCATCTTCCTGCTCGGCATCCTCCCGCTGCTCTCCGGCCGCGACATCGCCGCCTCGGTCTTCCGCACCCGCTACGCCGAGGGCGAGATGACGCCGGAGGCCCTCGAGGCCATCCGGCGCGAGCTCGGTCTGGAGGCCGGCCCGCTCGGCGCGTTCTTCGCCTGGGTGGGCAAGGCCGTGCAGGGCGACTTCGGCGTCTCCTGGACGACCAAGGAGCCGGTCATGCCGGTGATGCTCGAGGCGCTCGGCAACTCGCTCACCCTGATGCTCGCGGCCCTCGTCATCGCGATCGTCCTCGCCGCGCTGCTCACGATCCGCACCTTCCGCCGCGGCCTGGCCGGCCGCTCCGACCGCACGGGCGGCGGTCTCGCCGCCGCGTTCACCGCGCTGCCGGAGTTCCTGCTCGCCTCGGTGCTGCTCGTCGTCTTCGCGGTGTGGCTCGGTTGGTTCCCGCCCTTCGGCTGGCGCGGCATCAACTACGTCGTGCTCCCCGCGCTGTCCATGGGCCTGCCGGCCGGCGGCTTCCTCGGGCGACTCCTCTCGGATGCCCTCGCGAGCACGTTCAGCGAGCGCTGGGTCGCGACCTGGCAGGTCGCCGGATTCTCGAAGGCGCGGATCATCCTCGCGGTGATCCGGCGCACGCTCCCCGGCGTGACCGCACCGATGTCGCTCATCCTCGTCGGCATCACGGCCGGCGCTGTGGTGATCGAGCAGGTGTACGCGATCCCCGGCATCGGCCGCGCGACGCTCGCCGCCGCCCAGTCGCAGGACCTGCCGATGCTGCAGGGCGGCGTGATCCTGCTCATGATCCTCGCGGTGGTGCTCGGCATCGGTGCGACGCTGCTGCGCCGGGTGCTGCTGGGACCGGCGCTGCGCTCCAACTCCCTGCCGGCCGCGGTGCCCAAGACGCCCAGCTCGAAGTGGGCGCTGCTGCTGCCCGCCGCCATGCTCGCGCTGCTCCTCGTCGTCGTCCTCGCGGGTCTGCCGCGCGATCCCTTCGCGCTCGACTTCGCCCGCCTGCAGCCCCCGAGCTGGGAGCTGCCGCTCGGCGCCGACGCGAGCGGCCGCGACGTGCTCGCCCGCATCTCGCACGGCGCGCTCTCGACGATCGGCGTCGGCGCGGTCGTCGCGGCCGTCTGCCTCGGCATCGGTCTGCTCGTCGGGCTCTTCCCCAACCTCGGTGCCGGGCCGATCGAGGTGACGAACGCGGCCCCGCCGATCCTCGCGGGCCTCATCATCGCCGCCGTCATGGGCCCGTCGTCGTTCGGCGCCGCGGTCGCCGTCACGCTCGTCAGCTGGGCGCCGCTCGCGGCCCACACCGCGGCGCTCGTCGCGGAGGTGAAGGCGCAGCCGCACGTGAAGATCGCGCCGGTGCTCGGCGTCGGCCCGGTGCGCATGCTGCTGCGCTACGTGCTGCCGAGCGTCGTCGGCCCGGTCTTCCGCCACGCGTGCCTCCGCCTCCCCGGCATCGCGCTCGCGCTCGCCGCGCTCGGCTTCCTGGGCCTCGGCCCGCAGCCGCCGGCATCCGACTGGGGCCTCGTGCTCGCCGAGGGCCTGCCCTACGTGGAGCGCGCACCGCTCGTCGTGCTCGTGCCCGCCGGCGCGCTCGTGCTGCTGTCGATCTTCGCCGTCTCGCTCTCGAGCCTCAGCATCGACCTCCGCGGCGGCAAGGCCAAGGTCAGCCGCCGCAGGAAGCCGCTCCGCAACATCACCGACCAGCGCACGGGCCTCATCCCGACGGCCCTCCCCACCACCAGCGTCCCGCCCACGACCGACGTCACGTCGGTCACCCGATAG